Proteins from a single region of Shinella zoogloeoides:
- the rpmD gene encoding 50S ribosomal protein L30 produces the protein MAKKETAKKTVTVEQIGSPIRRPAIQRATLVGLGLNKMHRVRTLEDTPSVRGMIRAVQHLVRVVEEK, from the coding sequence ATGGCTAAGAAAGAAACCGCCAAGAAGACGGTGACTGTCGAGCAGATCGGCAGCCCCATCCGCCGTCCGGCCATCCAGCGCGCCACGCTGGTCGGCCTGGGCCTGAACAAGATGCACCGGGTTCGCACGCTGGAAGACACCCCGTCTGTCCGCGGCATGATCCGTGCCGTCCAGCACCTCGTTCGCGTCGTCGAAGAGAAGTGA
- the rplE gene encoding 50S ribosomal protein L5, with product MADTKYEPRLKKEYVERIRKALQEQFSFANEMQIPRLDKIVINMGVGEATADSKKPTVAAADLAAIAGQKPVITRARNSIAGFKVREGMPIGAKVTLRGARMYEFLDRLVNIALPRVRDFRGLNPKSFDGRGNFAMGIKEHIVFPEINYDKVDQMWGMDIIVCTTAKTDDEARALLKEFNFPFRA from the coding sequence ATGGCTGACACCAAGTATGAGCCGCGCCTCAAGAAGGAATACGTCGAGCGTATCCGCAAGGCGCTTCAGGAGCAGTTCTCCTTCGCCAACGAGATGCAGATCCCGCGTCTCGACAAGATCGTCATCAACATGGGCGTAGGCGAAGCCACGGCGGACTCCAAGAAGCCCACCGTTGCTGCTGCCGACCTCGCAGCGATCGCCGGCCAGAAGCCGGTCATCACGCGCGCTCGTAACTCCATCGCGGGCTTCAAGGTCCGTGAAGGCATGCCGATCGGCGCGAAGGTCACCCTGCGCGGCGCCCGCATGTACGAATTTCTGGATCGCCTCGTGAACATCGCGCTGCCCCGCGTACGCGACTTCCGTGGTCTGAACCCGAAGTCCTTCGATGGCCGTGGCAACTTCGCCATGGGTATCAAGGAGCACATTGTGTTCCCTGAGATCAACTACGACAAGGTTGATCAGATGTGGGGCATGGACATCATCGTTTGCACGACGGCAAAGACGGACGACGAAGCACGGGCTCTTCTGAAAGAGTTCAACTTCCCGTTCCGCGCCTGA
- the rpsN gene encoding 30S ribosomal protein S14 yields the protein MAKTSAVEKNNRRRKLVASQASKRAALKAVIMNQSLPIEERFKATLKLAEMPRNGSKTRIRNRCEVTGRPRAFYRKLKMSRIALRELGNLGKVPGIVKSSW from the coding sequence ATGGCTAAAACCAGCGCAGTAGAAAAGAACAACCGTCGCCGCAAGCTTGTCGCCAGCCAGGCTTCCAAGCGCGCCGCTCTCAAGGCGGTCATCATGAACCAGTCTCTTCCGATCGAAGAGCGCTTCAAGGCAACCCTGAAGCTTGCCGAAATGCCGCGCAATGGCTCCAAGACCCGCATTCGCAACCGTTGCGAAGTCACGGGCCGTCCGCGCGCTTTCTATCGCAAACTCAAGATGTCGCGTATTGCGCTTCGCGAACTGGGCAATCTCGGCAAGGTGCCGGGTATCGTCAAGTCGAGCTGGTAA
- the rplR gene encoding 50S ribosomal protein L18, with protein sequence MASTKEALVRRANRVRRSIKAVANGRPRLSVHRSSKNIYVQVIDDVAGKTLAAASTLDTDLRSSLKTGADTAAAAAVGKLIAERAVKAGVKDVVFDRGAFLYHGRVKALADAAREGGLNF encoded by the coding sequence ATGGCTAGCACTAAAGAAGCTCTCGTGCGCCGCGCCAACCGCGTGCGCCGTTCCATCAAGGCGGTCGCCAATGGCCGTCCGCGCCTGTCGGTTCATCGCTCGTCGAAGAACATCTACGTACAGGTCATCGACGACGTTGCCGGCAAGACCCTTGCCGCCGCTTCGACGCTCGACACCGATCTGCGCTCGTCGCTGAAGACGGGCGCCGACACGGCAGCAGCCGCTGCCGTCGGCAAGCTCATTGCCGAGCGCGCTGTCAAGGCCGGCGTCAAGGACGTCGTCTTCGACCGTGGCGCCTTCCTCTATCACGGCCGCGTCAAGGCTCTTGCCGACGCAGCCCGTGAAGGTGGTCTGAACTTCTGA
- the rpsH gene encoding 30S ribosomal protein S8, giving the protein MAMTDPLGDMLTRIRNGAARRKSSVSTPASKLRARVLDVLQAEGYIRGYSEVEFGNGKAELNIELKYYEGASVIRKIDRVSKPGRRVYVSVKSIPQVANGLGITILSTPKGVMADHQAREQNVGGEILCSVF; this is encoded by the coding sequence ATGGCAATGACTGATCCCCTGGGCGATATGCTCACCCGTATCCGCAACGGCGCCGCTCGCCGCAAGTCCAGCGTTTCCACGCCGGCTTCCAAGCTGCGTGCACGCGTCCTGGACGTCCTTCAGGCTGAAGGCTACATCCGCGGATATTCGGAAGTCGAATTCGGCAACGGCAAGGCCGAGCTGAACATCGAACTCAAGTACTACGAAGGCGCATCGGTGATCCGCAAGATCGACCGCGTCTCCAAGCCGGGCCGCCGGGTCTATGTCTCGGTCAAGTCCATTCCGCAGGTCGCGAACGGCCTCGGCATCACCATCCTTTCGACCCCGAAGGGCGTGATGGCCGATCACCAGGCACGCGAACAGAACGTTGGTGGCGAGATTCTTTGCTCTGTCTTCTAA
- the rplF gene encoding 50S ribosomal protein L6, translating into MSRIGKKPVPVPAGVTATVDGQKVTAKGPKGELFFVANDEVSVKLEDNSVVVQPVNQSKDARSKWGMSRTMIEGIFKGVKDGYERKLEINGVGYRASLQGKNLQLALGFSHDVVYQTPEGITIAVPKPTEIIVSGINKQQVGQVAAEIREYRGPEPYKGKGVKYAEERIVRKEGKKK; encoded by the coding sequence ATGTCTCGTATCGGTAAGAAGCCCGTTCCGGTTCCCGCTGGCGTCACCGCGACCGTTGACGGTCAGAAGGTCACCGCGAAGGGCCCGAAGGGCGAACTGTTCTTCGTCGCCAATGACGAAGTTTCGGTCAAGCTCGAAGACAACTCCGTTGTCGTCCAGCCGGTCAACCAGTCCAAGGACGCTCGTTCGAAGTGGGGCATGTCCCGCACGATGATCGAAGGCATCTTCAAGGGCGTGAAGGACGGCTACGAGCGCAAGCTCGAAATCAACGGCGTCGGTTACCGTGCGTCGCTCCAGGGCAAGAACCTGCAGCTCGCGCTCGGCTTCAGCCATGACGTCGTCTACCAGACGCCGGAAGGCATCACGATCGCTGTTCCGAAGCCGACCGAAATCATCGTGTCCGGCATCAACAAGCAGCAGGTCGGCCAGGTCGCTGCCGAAATCCGCGAATACCGTGGCCCCGAACCCTACAAGGGCAAGGGCGTCAAGTATGCGGAAGAACGCATCGTCCGCAAGGAAGGCAAGAAGAAGTAA
- the rpsE gene encoding 30S ribosomal protein S5 — protein sequence MAQEKRGRDDRQNREERDSEFVDKLVAINRVAKVVKGGRRFGFAALVVVGDQKGRVGFGHGKAREVPEAIRKATEAAKRDLIFVPLRSGRTLHHDVHGRHGAGKVLLRSAKAGTGIIAGGPMRAVFETLGVHDVVAKSTGSSNPYNMIRATFDALKSQMHPKDIAAQRGMKYATLQARRQSAGVAAEE from the coding sequence ATGGCACAGGAAAAGCGCGGTCGTGACGACCGCCAGAACCGCGAAGAGCGCGACAGCGAGTTTGTCGACAAGCTCGTCGCGATCAACCGCGTCGCGAAGGTCGTCAAGGGCGGCCGTCGTTTCGGTTTTGCAGCTCTCGTCGTCGTCGGCGACCAGAAGGGCCGCGTAGGCTTCGGCCATGGCAAGGCTCGTGAAGTTCCGGAAGCGATCCGGAAGGCCACCGAAGCCGCCAAGCGCGACCTCATCTTCGTCCCGCTGCGCTCGGGCCGCACGCTGCACCATGACGTGCACGGCCGCCACGGCGCCGGCAAGGTTCTGCTTCGTTCGGCCAAGGCCGGTACCGGTATCATCGCCGGTGGTCCGATGCGCGCCGTCTTCGAAACGCTCGGCGTTCATGACGTCGTCGCCAAGTCGACCGGTTCCTCGAACCCGTACAACATGATCCGCGCGACGTTCGACGCTCTCAAGAGCCAGATGCATCCGAAGGACATCGCAGCTCAGCGCGGCATGAAGTACGCCACGCTGCAGGCTCGTCGTCAGTCGGCTGGCGTTGCCGCTGAAGAATAA